A genome region from Panicum virgatum strain AP13 chromosome 4K, P.virgatum_v5, whole genome shotgun sequence includes the following:
- the LOC120704693 gene encoding secreted RxLR effector protein 161-like, with product MGECRACQTPMEEKIKLSKDSTAPLVDATSYRSIVGALRYLTHTRPDIGFAVGYVSRFMAEPREDHLAVVKHLLRYVAGTRDYGLVYLRRSRGELELIGFSDSDMAGDVDGRRSTTGVLFFLGACPISWQSMKQKVVALSTCEAEYSVAATACCQGVLLGRLLAELTREEARAPVLMVDNQSAIALAKNPVHHDRSKHIDLGAFDSQS from the exons ATGGGCGAGTGCAGGGCGTGCCAGACGCCCATGGAGGAGAAGATCAAGCTGTCAAAGGACAGCACTGCCCCCTTGGTGGATGCCACGAGCTACCGGAGCATCGTCGGCGCGCTGCGCTACCTCACGCACACACGGCCGGACATCGGGTTCGCCGTGGGGTACGTGAGCCGGTTCATGGCAGAGCCGCGGGAGGATCACCTCGCCGTGGTCAAGCATCTGCTCCGCTATGTGGCAGGGACGCGCGACTACGGGCTCGTCTACCtaaggaggagcagaggagagcTGGAGCTGATCGGGTTCAGCGACAGCGACATGGCGGGCGACGTTGATGGACGAAGGAGCACGACTGGCgtgctcttcttccttggagcgTGCCCGATCTCCTGGCAATCGATGAAACAGAAGGTCGTCGCGCTGAGCACTTGCGAGGCAGAGTACAGTGTGGCGGCGACGGCATGTTGCCAGGGAGTTTTGTTGGGGCGGCTGCTGGCTGAGCTCACCAGAGAAGAAGCTCGGGCACCCGTCCTGATGGTGGACAACCAGTCCGCCATCGCCTTAGCAAAGAACCCCGTCCACCACgaccggagcaagcacatcg acttGGGCGCGTTCGACTCACAGAGTTGA
- the LOC120704694 gene encoding 1-aminocyclopropane-1-carboxylate oxidase homolog 4-like, which yields MASPSAPAPQSDRAALLKAFDEARTGVRGLVESGVSSVPALFVHPDPYASAPLAPPGVSIPVVDLSLPAPLAAAAAAEAARSWGFFHLVNYHRALGVPEEHPARALAAVRAFNELPAAERAAHYGRAMPGGVSYSSNVDLFRAPAASWRDTIQIAFGPERPDPARIPAVCRDEALEWDAHATAVGRALLGLLSEGLGLGPTRLEEASCFEGKVMVCHYYPVCPEPERTMGLVSHTDPGVLTVLAQDCAGGLQVKQTDDDGASYWVDVKPVPGALVINVGDLLQIMSNDKYKSVDHRVIMNTQKEARVSIAIFFNPGKRGDSVFYGPLPELVSADNPPKYRNFTMSEFLGAFFRRDLSSKALVDHFKL from the exons ATGGCGTCCCCCTCCGCTCCGGCGCCCCAGTCCGACCGCGCCGCGCTCCTCAAGGCCTTCGACGAGGCCCGCACGGGCGTCCGCGGCCTCGTCGAGTCCGGCGTCTCCTCCGTCCCCGCGCTCTTCGTGCACCCGGACCCCTACGCCTCCGCGCCCCTCGCGCCCCCGGGCGTCTCCATCCCCGTCGTCGACCTCTCCCTCCccgcgcccctcgccgccgccgccgccgccgaggccgcccgcAGCTGGGGCTTCTTCCACCTCGTCAACTACCACCGGGCCCTCGGCGTCCCCGAGGAGCACCCCGCGCgggcgctcgccgccgtgcgcgccttCAACGAGCTCCCCGCTGCCGAGCGCGCCGCGCACTACGGCCGCGCCATGCCCGGCGGGGTCTCCTACTCCTCCAACGTCGACCTGTTCCGGGCCCCCGCCGCGAGCTGGCGCGACACCATCCAGATAGCGTTCGGGCCCGAGAGGCCCGACCCGGCGCGCATCCCGGCCGTCTGCCGCGACGAGGCCCTCGAGTGGGACGCGCACGCCACCGCCGTGGGGCGCGCCCTGCTGGGGCTCCTCTCCGAGGGGCTTGGGCTCGGGCCCACGAGGCTGGAGGAGGCTTCCTGCTTCGAGGGTAAGGTCATGGTCTGCCACTACTACCCGGTGTGCCCCGAGCCCGAGCGCACCATGGGCCTCGTCTCGCACACAGACCCCGGCGTGCTCACCGTCCTCGCGCAGGATTGTGCGGGTGGCCTGCAGGTGAAGCAAACCGATGACGACGGGGCGAGCTACTGGGTGGATGTGAAGCCTGTGCCTGGTGCGCTTGTAATCAATGTTGGGGACCTCTTGCAG ATCATGTCTAATGATAAGTACAAGAGTGTCGACCATCGGGTTATTATGAATACACAGAAAGAAGCTAGAGTTTCAATCGCAATATTTTTCAATCCTGGCAAGAGAGGGGACTCAGTTTTTTATGGACCATTACCAGAGCTGGTTTCTGCAGATAACCCACCAAAGTACAGGAATTTTACAATGTCTGAGTTTCTGGGGGCCTTCTTCAGACGGGACCTTTCCAGCAAAGCTCTAGTTGACCACTTCAAGTTGTAA